Proteins encoded within one genomic window of Natator depressus isolate rNatDep1 chromosome 1, rNatDep2.hap1, whole genome shotgun sequence:
- the TSKU gene encoding tsukushi, whose amino-acid sequence MPLSAWFSLLLLFLCIGTTKTCSPGCHCEVESFGLFDSFSLTKVDCSGIGSHIVPVPIPLDTSYLDLSSNKLETINESMLTGPGYTTLVSLDLSYNKIAKISSTTFSRLRYLESLDLSHNSLAVLPDECFPSSPLGDIDLSNNNLLDITLDAFASKGQGKPINVDLSNNMISAVTRHHDKNIPNIQSLNLSGNRLKTVPNLQGIPLRYLNLDGNPLAKIEKGAFVELKDLIHLSLSSLHGFREISPYSFKELPNLQVLDLSGNPNLKLFSAEVLFGLSSLQELNLSSTSVSFLPKTVLKYLPTIKSITLGKNVQCLKVTKEGQYHQQIGLTKKEVLRCHDSHGSVAAAPYVS is encoded by the coding sequence ATGCCTCTGTCAGCCTGGTTCAGCctgctgcttctctttctttGTATTGGTACTACCAAAACCTGCTCCCCAGGATGCCACTGTGAAGTGGAGAGTTTTGGTCTCTTTGACAGCTTTAGCTTGACCAAGGTGGATTGCAGTGGAATAGGCTCACACATTGTTCCTGTCCCTATCCCTCTGGATACTTCCTATTTGGATCTGTCCTCAAACAAACTGGAAACCATCAATGAGTCAATGCTGACTGGCCCTGGTTATACCACCTTGGTGAGCCTTGATCTGAGCTATAATAAAATTGCTAAGATCTCTTCCACAACCTTCTCCAGGCTCAGGTATCTGGAATCCTTGGATCTGAGTCATAACTCTTTGGCAGTCCTTCCAGATGAATGCTTCCCCAGTTCACCCCTGGGGGACATAGATTTGAGCAACAACAACCTCCTGGATATAACGTTAGATGCCTTTGCTTCCAAAGGTCAAGGGAAACCCATTAACGTGGATCTGTCCAACAACATGATAAGCGCAGTCACGAGACACCATGACAAAAACATCCCCAACATCCAGAGCTTAAATCTATCTGGAAACAGACTGAAGACTGTGCCAAACCTCCAAGGGATTCCCCTGCGATACTTAAATCTCGATGGGAACCCTCTGGCCAAGATTGAGAAAGGAGCTTTCGTGGAACTGAAGGATTTAATTCATTTATCTCTCAGCAGCTTACATGGCTTTAGAGAGATCTCTCCGTACAGCTTCAAAGAACTACCCAATCTCCAGGTACTCGATTTATCCGGCAACCCCAACCTTAAGTTGTTCAGTGCCGAAGTACTTTTCGGTCTAAGCTCCTTGCAAGAGCTCAACCTGTCCAGTACAAGTGTTTCCTTCTTGCCAAAGACTGTGCTGAAATACTTACCTACCATCAAAAGCATTACCTTGGGGAAGAATGTACAGTGTCTTAAGGTGACCAAGGAAGGACAGTATCACCAACAAATCGGGCTGACCAAAAAAGAGGTCCTCCGTTGTCATGACAGCCATGGGTCGGTAGCAGCAGCGCCCTATGTCTCGTGA